The Sylvia atricapilla isolate bSylAtr1 chromosome 3, bSylAtr1.pri, whole genome shotgun sequence genome has a window encoding:
- the B3GNT2 gene encoding N-acetyllactosaminide beta-1,3-N-acetylglucosaminyltransferase 2 encodes MSVGRRRLKLLGILMMVNIFIYVIVEVSKSGSQDKNTKGRVVIPRSKFWRKYTPHKAYWNKQQQKLELLYNPILSLLSNMTVEENLVSNQSALNSCDPDPLVHSEVSDFANLPDRFKDFLLYLRCRNYSLLMDQPNKCEQKPFLLLAIKSLIPHFDRRQAIRESWGKEIESGDVIVRRVFLLGQTPPEDNFPDLSHMIKFESDTHGDILLWNYRDTFFNLTLKEVLFLKWVSSSCANVQFIFKGDDDVFVNTNQILDYLKSLSKEKAKDLFIGDVIKDAGPHREKKLKYYIPESVYEGSYPPYAGGGGFLYSGDLALRLNNASDQVLLYPIDDVYTGMCLQKLGLAPEKHKGFKTFDIEEKYRNNICSYTNLMLVHSRKPQEMIKIWTRLQDPHLNC; translated from the coding sequence ATGAGTGTTGGACGCAGAAGATTAAAGCTGCTGGGAATTCTGATGatggtaaatatttttatttatgtgatCGTGGAAGTCTCCAAGAGCGGCAGCCAAGACAAAAATACCAAGGGCCGTGTTGTTATACCACGGAGCAAATTCTGGAGGAAGTACACTCCTCACAAAGCTTATTGGaacaaacagcaacagaagCTTGAGCTGCTCTACAACCCCATTCTGTCCTTGCTTTCCAACATGACTGTGGAAGAGAACTTAGTTTCTAACCAGAGTGCTCTCAATTCCTGTGACCCTGACCCCTTGGTGCACTCAGAGGTTAGTGACTTTGCAAACCTGCCAGACAGATTCAAAGACTTCCTCCTCTATCTGAGGTGCAGAAATTACTCATTGCTAATGGATCAGCCAAACAAGTGTGAACAGaaacctttcctgctgctggctaTTAAGTCACTTATACCCCATTTTGATAGAAGACAGGCAATTAGGGAATCCTGGGGCAAGGAAATAGAATCAGGAGATGTGATAGTCAGAAGGGTCTTCCTACTTGGGCAGACCCCACCAGAGGATAACTTTCCTGACCTTTCACACATGATTAAATTTGAGAGTGACACCCATGGAGACATTCTCCTCTGGAACTACAGAGACACTTTCTTCAATCTGACTCTGAAAGAGGTGCTGTTTCTGAAGtgggtcagcagcagctgcgCAAACGtccagtttatttttaagggTGATGATGATGTTTTTGTGAATACCAATCAGATCCTGGATTACTTGAAGAGCTTATCAAAGGAAAAAGCCAAAGACTTATTTATAGGTGATGTGATCAAAGATGCTGGAcctcacagagagaaaaaattgaagTACTATATCCCAGAAAGCGTTTATGAAGGTTCATATCCCCCATATGCAGGAGGTGGTGGGTTCCTGTACTCTGGTGACCTGGCACTAAGACTGAATAATGCATCTGACCAGGTACTCCTCTACCCTATTGATGATGTTTATACTGGAATGTGCCTTCAGAAGCTTGGGCTTGCTCCGGAAAAACACAAAGGCTTTAAAACGTTTGACATcgaagagaaatacagaaataacaTCTGTTCCTACACAAACTTAATGTTAGTGCATAGTAGAAAACCTCAAGAAATGATTAAGATTTGGACACGCTTGCAAGATCCACACTTAAATTGTTAA